In the Deltaproteobacteria bacterium genome, one interval contains:
- a CDS encoding specificity determinant for hsdM and hsdR, which translates to SLPLNRIEARYHKAKAQVDKLTQSILAKAFRGELVPQDLNDEPASELLKRTKAQKVEDRHPKEITGRKKTKA; encoded by the coding sequence TCTTTGCCCTTGAACAGGATCGAAGCCCGTTACCACAAAGCAAAAGCTCAAGTGGATAAACTCACCCAATCCATCCTGGCCAAGGCCTTCCGCGGTGAACTCGTGCCCCAGGACCTGAACGACGAACCGGCCTCTGAACTCTTAAAACGAACCAAGGCTCAAAAAGTTGAAGATAGACATCCTAAAGAAATAACGGGAAGAAAGAAGACCAAGGCATAG